In Hyla sarda isolate aHylSar1 chromosome 9, aHylSar1.hap1, whole genome shotgun sequence, the following proteins share a genomic window:
- the LOC130291340 gene encoding myosin-1B-like has translation MGDGEMSVFGDAAQFLRKSEKERLEAQNKPFDAKNTCFVDDQKELYVKGLVTAREDGKLTVKTDDGRTVTVKEGQVYPQNPPKYDKIEDMAMMTHLNEASVLYNLKERYAAWMIYTYSGLFCVTVNPYKWLPVYDPRVVAGYRGKKRMEAPPHIFSISDNAYQFMLTDRENQSVLITGESGAGKTVNTKRVIQYFATIAALGGSGDKKEQQPSNQMKGTLEDQIIQANPLLEAFGNAKTVRNDNSSRFGKFIRIHFGTSGKLASADIETYLLEKSRVTFQLSAERSYHIFYQIMTNKRPEVVEMLLITTNPYDYPWISQGEIVVKSIDDVEEFMATDTAIDILGFSPDEKNGIYKMTGAVMHNGNMKFKQKQREEQAEPDGTEVADKVAYLMGLNSADLLKALCYPRVKVGNEFVTKGQTVPQVYNSVGALSKSVFEKLFLWMVVRINQQLDTKQARQFFIGVLDIAGFEIFDYNSLEQLCINFTNEKLQQFFNHHMFVLEQEEYKKEGIDWEFIDFGMDLAACIELIEKPMGIFSILEEECMFPKATDTSFKNKLYEQHLGKCKNFEKPKPGKGKAEAHFSLVHYAGTVDYNISGWLDKNKDPLNESVIQLYQKSSVKLLAFLYAANAQAEADAAGKSGKKKKGGSFQTVSALFRENLNKLMTNLRSTHPHFVRCLIPNETKTPGIMDNHLIIHQLRCNGVLEGIRICRKGFPSRILYADFKQRYKVLNASAIPEGQFIDSKKAAEKLLGSIDVDHTQYKFGHTKVFFKAGLLGTLEEMRDEKLAQLITRTQALCRAYLMRVEFKKMMERREALYVIQYNVRSFMNVKHWPWMKLYFKIKPLLQSAETEKEMANMKEEFEKTKEALALSETKRKQLEEKMNALVQEKNDLLLHVQSESETLADSEERCEGLIKNKIQLESKLKELNERLEDEEESNAELTAKKRKLEDECSELKKDIDDLELTLAKVEKEKHATENKVKNLTEELATLDENISKITKEKKALQEAHQQTLDDLQAEEDKVSSLTKAKTKLEQQVDDLEGSLEQEKKLRLDLERAKRKLEGDLKLSQETVIDLENDKQQAEEKLKKKDFEVSQLQGKIEDEQSLGSQLQKKIKELQARIEELEEEIEAERAARAKVEKQRADLSRELEEISERLEEAGGATSAQVELNKKREAEFQKVRRDLEEATLQHEATAAALRKKNADSVAELGEQIDNLQRVKQKLEKEKSELKMEVDDLASNLESVSKSKANLEKINRVVEDQLSEVKAKEDEHQRVINDLSAQRARFQTENGEQSRQLEEKEALISQLTRGKLGFTQQVEELKRQLEEEVKAKNALAHALQSARHDNDLLREQYEEEQEAKAELQRTLSKANGEVAQWRTKYETDAIQRTEELEEAKKKLAQRLQDAEEQVEAVNSKCASLEKTKQRLQAEVEDLMADVERANSAASSLDKKQRNFDKVLVEWKQKYEEGQAELEAALKEARSLSTEIFKLKNAYEESLEQVETLKRENKNLQQEISDLTEQIGESGKYINELEKAKKQVEQEKSDLQAALEEAEGSLEHEEAKILRVQLELNQIKSEVDRKIAEKDEEIEQLKRNSQRSIDTIQSTLDSEIRSRNDALRLKKKMEGDLNELEIQLSHANRQAAEAQKQLRNVQVQLKDAQLQLDDALRGQEDLKEQVAVIERRNGLQQAEIEEYRSALEQTERSRKIAEQELLDSSERLQLLHSQNTSLINTKKKFESDLAQLQNEVEETVQEARNAEEKAKKAITDAALMAEELKKEQDTSAHLERMKKNLEQTVKDLQHRLDEAEQLALKGGKKQLQKLEARVRELENELDNEQKRGVEAIKGVRKYERRVKELTYQTEEDRKNTLRLQDLVDKLQLKVKAYKRQAEESEEQANSHLGRFRKVQHELEEAEERADIAESQVNKLRAKSRDIGGKKESEE, from the exons ATGGGTGACGGTGAAATGTCCGTTTTTGGCGATGCCGCCCAGTTTCTCCGTAAATCAGAGAAGGAGAGACTGGAGGCCCAGAACAAGCCCTTTGATGCCAAGAACACCTGCTTTGTAGATGACCAGAAGGAACTCTACGTGAAAGGTTTAGTCACCGCTCGGGAAGATGGAAAACTCACAGTGAAGACTGATGATGGCAGG ACTGTAACAGTCAAAGAAGGCCAAGTTTACCCTCAAAATCctccaaagtacgacaaaattgaagacatGGCCATGATGACTCACCTGAATGAGGCGTCTGTGCTTTATAACCTCAAAGAGCGTTATGCAGCCTGGATGATCTAC ACCTATTCTGGGCTTTTCTGCGTCACTGTCAATCCCTACAAGTGGCTGCCAGTGTATGACCCAAGAGTTGTTGCCGGCTACAGAGGCAAGAAGCGTATGGAAGCCCCACCACACATCTTCTCCATCTCTGATAACGCCTATCAGTTCATGTTAACAG ATCGTGAAAATCAGTCTGTCCTGATTAC TGGTGAATCTGGTGCTGGAAAGACTGTAAACACCAAGCGTGTCATCCAgtattttgcaacaattgcagctCTGGGAGGTTCAGGAGACAAGAAGGAACAACAACCCAGCAACCAAATGAAG GGAACTCTGGAAGATCAAATCATCCAGGCTAACCCTCTGCTGGAAGCCTTCGGTAACGCCAAGACTGTGAGAAATGATAACTCTTCCCGTTTT GGTAAATTCATCAGAATCCACTTCGGAACCTCTGGAAAACTGGCTTCTGCTGATATTGAAACAT ATCTGCTGGAAAAATCCAGAGTAACATTCCAGCTTTCAGCTGAAAGAAGCTACCACATCTTCTACCAGATCATGACAAACAAGAGACCAGAGGTTGTTG AGATGCTCCTTATCACCACCAACCCATATGACTACCCTTGGATCAGCCAGGGTGAAATCGTTGTGAAGAGCATTGATGATGTAGAGGAATTCATGGCCACAGAT ACTGCTATCGACATCCTGGGATTCAGTCCAGATGAGAAGAATGGCATCTACAAAATGACTGGTGCTGTTATGCATAATGGTAACATGAAATTCAAGCAGAAGCAGAGAGAGGAACAGGCTGAGCCAGATGGCACTGAAG TTGCTGACAAAGTTGCTTACTTGATGGGCTTGAACTCTGCTGATTTGCTAAAGGCTTTGTGCTACCCAAGAGTAAAAGTCGGTAATGAATTTGTCACCAAGGGACAGACAGTACCACAG GTGTACAACTCCGTTGGTGCCCTCAGTAAGTCTGTTTTTGAGAAATTGTTCTTGTGGATGGTCGTTCGTATCAACCAACAGCTGGACACCAAGCAGGCCAGACAATTCTTTATTGGTGTACTGGATATTGCTGGATTTGAAATCTTTGAT TACAACAGCTTGGAACAGCTTTGCATCAACTTCACCAATGAGAAGCTGCAGCAGTTCTTCAACCACCACATGTTCGTCCTGGAACAGGAAGAATACAAGAAGGAAGGTATTGACTGGGAGTTCATTGACTTTGGTATGGACTTGGCTGCCTGCATTGAGCTCATTGAAAAG cccatGGGCATTTTCTCCATCCTTGAAGAGGAGTGCATGTTCCCCAAAGCCACTGACACATCCTTCAAGAACAAGCTTTATGAACAGCATCTTGGCAAGTGCAAGAACTTTGAGAAGCCCAAGCCTGGCAAAGGAAAGGCTGAAGCTCACTTCTCTCTGGTGCATTATGCTGGTACTGTGGATTACAACATCAGTGGCTGGCTCGATAAGAATAAGGATCCACTGAACGAATCTGTCATCCAACTCTACCAGAAGTCTTCTGTCAAACTGCTGGCCTTCTTGTATGCCGCCAACGCTCAAGCTGAGG CTGATGCTGCTGGCAAAAGTGGAAAGAAGAAGAAGGGAGGCTCTTTCCAGACCGTGTCTGCTCTCTTCAGA GAAAACTTGAACAAACTGATGACCAACTTGAGAAGCACCCATCCTCACTTTGTGCGTTGTTTGATCCCTAATGAGACCAAGACTCCAG GTATCATGGATAACCACTTGATCATCCACCAGTTGAGATGTAACGGTGTATTGGAAGGTATCAGAATTTGCAGAAAGGGATTCCCAAGCAGAATCCTCTATGCTGACTTTAAGCAACG TTACAAGGTACTGAATGCCAGTGCTATTCCTGAAGGGCAGTTTATTGACAGCAAGAAGGCAGCTGAGAAACTCTTGGGCTCAATTGATGTTGATCACACACAATACAAATTTGGACACACTAAG GTATTCTTTAAAGCTGGTCTTCTGGGTACCCTGGAAGAAATGAGAGATGAAAAGTTGGCACAATTGATCACTCGCACTCAGGCTCTTTGCAGAGCTTACTTGATGAGAGTTGAGTTCAAGAAGATGATGGAgagaag AGAGGCCTTATATGTCATCCAGTACAATGTCAGATCTTTCATGAATGTCAAACACTGGCCATGGATGAAGCTGTACTTCAAGATCAAGCCCCTTCTGCAGAGTGCCGAGACAGAAAAAGAGATGGCAAACATGAAGGAGGAGTTTGAGAAGACAAAAGAAGCTTTGGCTCTGTCAGAAACCAAGAGGAAGCAGCTAGAAGAAAAAATGAATGCCCTTGTCCAAGAAAAGAATGACTTGCTTCTCCATGTCCAAtca GAATCTGAAACTCTGGCTGATTCTGAGGAAAGGTGTGAAGGCCTCATCAAGAATAAGATCCAGTTGGAATCAAAGTTGAAGGAACTGAATGAAAGACTTGAAGATGAAGAAGAGAGCAATGCTGAGCTGACTGCCAAAAAGAGGAAATTAGAGGATGAATGCTCTGAGTTGAAGAAGGACATTGATGACTTGGAACTTACCCTGGCTAAGGTTGAAAAGGAAAAGCATGCCACAGAGAACAAG GTTAAAAACCTCACTGAAGAACTGGCCACCCTTGATGAAAATATCTCCAAAATCACCAAAGAGAAGAAGGCTCTCCAAGAAGCCCACCAGCAAACTCTTGATGACCTTCAGGCTGAGGAAGACAAAGTCAGCTCTTTGACAAAAGCCAAGACAAAGCTGGAACAGCAAGTAGACGAT CTGGAAGGTTCTCTTGAACAAGAAAAGAAACTCCGTCTTGACCTTGAGAGAGCCAAGAGGAAGCTTGAAGGTGACCTCAAACTGTCTCAGGAAACAGTCATAGATCTTGAAAATGATAAACAGCAAGCTGAGGAAAAACTTAAAAA GAAAGACTTTGAAGTTAGCCAGCTGCAAGGAAAGATAGAGGATGAGCAATCCCTCGGATCACAGCTGCAGAAGAAGATCAAGGAACTGCAG GCTCGTATTGAAGAACTTGAGGAAGAAATTGAAGCTGAACGTGCTGCTCGCGCCAAGGTTGAAAAGCAGAGAGCTGATCTTTCTAGAGAACTGGAAGAGATTAGTGAAAGGCTTGAAGAAGCTGGAGGTGCAACATCCGCCCAGGTTGAGTTGAATAAGAAGCGTGAAGCTGAGTTCCAGAAAGTAAGACGTGATCTGGAAGAAGCCACCCTTCAGCATGAAGCTACAGCTGCTGCCTTGCGCAAGAAGAATGCCGACAGTGTTGCTGAACTTGGTGAACAGATTGATAACCTGCAGCGCGTGAAGCAGAAACTGGAGAAAGAGAAGAGTGAActgaagatggaagttgatgatcttgccagcaatctggagagtgtctctaaatcTAAG GCCAACCTTGAAAAGATCAACCGTGTAGTTGAGGACCAACTTAGTGAAGTGAAGGCTAAGGAAGATGAGCACCAACGTGTGATCAATGACCTCTCAGCTCAAAGAGCTCGTTTCCAGACAGAGAATG GTGAACAGTCCCGTCAACTTGAAGAGAAGGAAGCTCTGATTTCTCAGCTCACCAGAGGAAAGCTAGGATTCACCCAGCAGGTGGAGGAACtcaagagacaacttgaggaggaagtaaaG gcTAAGAATGCCCTTGCCCATGCACTTCAATCTGcccgtcatgacaatgacttgctccgtgagcaataTGAAGAGGAACAAGAAGCCAAGGCTGAACTTCAGCGCACTTTGTCCAAAGCTAATGGTGAAGTTGCCCAGTGGAGGACCAAATATGAAACTGATGCCATTCAACGcacagaggagctggaggaggccaA GAAGAAGCTGGCTCAACGCCTACAGGATGCAGAGGAACAGGTGGAGGCTGTGAACTCCAAGTGTGCCTCCTTGGAAAAGACCAAGCAAAGGCTGCAGGCTGAAGTTGAGGACCTTATGGCTGATGTAGAAAGAGCAAACAGTGCAGCATCTTCTCTTGACAAGAAACAGAGGAACTTTGATAAG GTCCTAGTTGAATGGAAACAGAAGTATGAAGAGGGACAGGCTGAGCTTGAGGCCGCTCTGAAGGAAGCCCGCAGTTTGAGCACTGAAATCTTCAAGCTGAAGAATGCTTATGAGGAgtccctggaacaagttgagactctgaaacgTGAAAACAAGAATTTGCAAC AGGAGATCTCAGATCTgactgaacagattggtgagagtggaaaatatatcaatgagttagagaaggCCAAGAAACAGGTTGAGCAGGAGAAGAGTGATCTGCAGGCTGCTCTGGAGGAAGCTGAG GGATCACTGGAACATGAAGAAGCCAAGATCCTTCGTGTCCAGCTTGAGCTTAACCAGATTAAATCAGAAGTAGACAGGAAGATTGCAGAGAAAGATGAGGAAATTGAGCAGCTGAAGAGAAACAGCCAGAGGTCAATTGACACCATTCAGAGCACACTTGACTCTGAAATCAGAAGCAGAAATGATGCTCTGAGACTGAAGAAGAAGATGGAAGGAGACTTGAATGAACTTGAAATCCAACTCAGCCATGCCAACCGCCAGGCTGCAGAGGCACAGAAACAACTCAGAAATGTGCAAGTACAACTGAAG GATGCTCAATTGCAATTGGACGACGCCCTGAGAGGACAGGAAGATCTGAAGGAACAGGTTGCCGTCATTGAACGTAGAAATGGTCTGCAGCAGGCTGAAATTGAGGAGTACAGGTCTGCTTTGGAACAAACTGAGAGATCTCGCAAGATTGCAGAACAAGAACTCTTGGATTCCAGTGAACGTCTTCAACTTCTGCACTCTCAG AACACCAGCCTGATCAACACCAAGAAGAAGTTTGAAAGTGACCTTGCTCAGCTCCAGAATGAAGTTGAGGAAACAGTTCAGGAGGCACGAAATGCAGAAGAAAAAGCCAAGAAGGCCATCACAGAT GCTGCTCTTATGGCAGAGGAGCTGAAGAAGGAGCAGGACACTAGCGCTCACTTAGAAAGAATGAAGAAGAACCTTGAACAGACCGTGAAGGACCTGCAGCACCGTCTGGATGAAGCTGAACAGCTGGCACTGAAGGGAGGCAAGAAGCAGCTCCAGAAACTGGAAGCTAGA GTCCGTGAGCTGGAAAATGAGCTGGACAATGAACAGAAACGTGGAGTTGAAGCAATCAAAGGTGTTCGTAAATATGAGAGGAGAGTGAAGGAACTGACCTACCAG ACCGAGGAAGACAGGAAGAACACCCTGAGGCTCCAGGATCTGGTTGATAAACTGCAGCTGAAGGTTAAGGCCTACAAGAGACAGGCTGAGGAATCT GAGGAACAAGCCAATTCTCACCTGGGCCGCTTTAGGAAGGTTCAGCATGAGCTTGAAGAGGCTGAGGAGAGAGCCGACATTGCCGAGTCCCAAGTGAACAAACTGAGGGCCAAGAGCCGTGACATTGGTGGAAAG AAGGAAAGCGAAGAGTAA